A single window of Rubripirellula lacrimiformis DNA harbors:
- a CDS encoding PEP-CTERM sorting domain-containing protein yields the protein MQNRILATAALFTLAISNLCSGALVVEFEDHAFFPGTIASIDVYIRSDGTSVDNLSSYSAAFEIEQISGTGILEFLPSNFPLPAGEHQSDSERTVAKPNAYVFLNALDTSSAAFLSLRDRGSSQELNQRDKALSDMTIGTDRLLLARLEVKHITTDVDADAKYRIKLNQSIPTVFRDSANSLAAFNVGDSNANFGTISFTTTAVPEPSSILLLSVAAGLVCVRRKKCRPMSSI from the coding sequence ATGCAAAACCGAATCCTAGCAACTGCCGCCCTATTCACATTGGCAATTTCAAACCTCTGTTCCGGTGCGTTAGTTGTTGAGTTTGAAGACCACGCCTTCTTTCCGGGCACCATCGCCTCGATTGACGTTTACATCAGGAGCGATGGGACTAGTGTCGACAACCTCTCGTCGTATTCCGCGGCATTCGAGATCGAACAAATCAGCGGAACAGGTATACTTGAGTTTCTGCCGAGTAACTTTCCGCTGCCAGCCGGGGAGCATCAAAGTGACTCAGAACGAACGGTCGCAAAACCGAATGCCTACGTCTTCTTGAATGCGCTCGACACAAGTTCAGCCGCGTTTCTGTCGTTGCGTGATAGGGGCAGCAGCCAAGAACTGAATCAGCGTGACAAGGCACTTTCTGACATGACAATCGGCACAGATCGATTATTGCTCGCCAGGTTGGAAGTGAAGCATATCACCACTGACGTTGACGCAGATGCGAAATACCGGATCAAATTGAACCAAAGCATCCCCACAGTTTTTCGAGACAGCGCCAACAGCTTGGCTGCGTTTAACGTGGGCGATTCCAATGCCAATTTCGGCACCATTTCATTCACCACCACGGCTGTTCCTGAGCCATCAAGTATTCTATTGCTTTCGGTTGCAGCAGGACTCGTTTGCGTGCGTCGGAAAAAATGCCGGCCGATGAGTTCCATCTGA